Below is a genomic region from Micropterus dolomieu isolate WLL.071019.BEF.003 ecotype Adirondacks linkage group LG16, ASM2129224v1, whole genome shotgun sequence.
GCGGCCCAATGGGGCCCGGGGGACGAGGGGGGAAGGGTCCCGGAGGTGGCGGGCCCTGTTGAGGGGGTGGGGGACCAGGGGGAGGGCCGtaacctggaggaggaggtcCTGGGGGCAAGGGTCCCATTGGAGGCTGGCCAAACTGACCAGGGAAGAGAACAGGGGGAGGAGGCCTGTCACCACGATTTGGAGGACCAGCAAGGGGAGGGGGGAGGCCCTGGCCAGGAGGTGGAGGTCCTGGGGGGCCAGGGGGGCCAGGTGGGCCAGGAGGGGGACGTGGGGGTCCCTGCATCCCACCTAAAAGAGAACACAAAGGACAACAGAAGCACATGAGTTAGATCTAGTGAACGCTATCTTTTGGCCATGTTATGGCAGGCAGAGCTCTCAAACATTTCTGATTGATGAACATGATGGGGAAATAGGTGTGCTGGTAAAATTCACATAGACTCGTTGTACTTGGAAAATGTAACTGGCCGATTTAAAACATACAACACATTAGCTTGGCTGATTTACTGGTCAAGATTTTAATGTCCTGCAGTAGCCTGTATTTTCCATGTTTTCCTTCAAATGAACATTATGGATAAACCTTAAGTCAGTACTTAAGTCAGTTCAAAGCAGGGACagtgacaaagacagacagaagccATAGCTACAGGGAACAACAAATGTCAAAAGGCCACAAAATAATGCTGCAAATGAAATCAGAAGGAAAAAGAACAGACGATGAGATACAGTCATAGCAAATTTTTTCAAGCaggctattttttttaaaccagagGCTCAGCATTTAATGCTGGATTCTTTTACCCTAACAATTAATTGAGAAGGTGCACTGCTATACATTGCCACAAGCCCAAGAGATCAGCGTGGCAAGCTCATATATATTTGAGATACTGCATATATGAAGTGAGCAAATGGATTATTCCATGAAAGGGCCACTCATGAAATGCCATTTAAGGCAAATGGAGGTTAAAAGACTTTTCACCCAACTGCATGAAGCaactaaagaaaatatttaaagggAAGTGTTATCTTGACATTGGCTCATTAGAGGACTGCGAGGCAAAAGAGGTACATTAGTACTATATTTATTCTGACTTGATTTCATGCAagggtgggaaaaaaaacaaaaaaaaaggagtaGGCAGAATGCTGGATGGCCTTCAAAAACGGTGTGCCTCTGCCTCTTCAGTCTTACAGgatttttttaacaaagctcCAAATGAGGTGCTTCTGTTATTTTAGTTTCATGCAAACAcatcaaaaaatatttactcTGGCCTCACATAGGGCCAACAGTACTTTATGGAAACTGCATTAAAAAGGGATTTAGAGTTTGGTGAGTAAATCAGCCGTTTATGGGGCAGTCAACCGAGCGGGTTCAACTCCTACATATAAAGAGCTCAGGGTTAGGACAAAAAGGTGATTGATCAAATCAATCAGATCAATCGAGGTGTTTCACCTCTGCCACGCCAGCTCCCGTTCCTGCCCCCCGGCGGGAAGGGATTGAAACTCATATCCATCAGAGGGCCATCTTGGTGCCTAATCAGATCTGGTCTCATCCCCGAGCCTAATGGGGAAGAAAGCAAACCAATCACAACTCTTCCCTTCAGAAACTCCCGCCTACTAACTGACGGCCTGTCACAGCCCAGCAGCACAGGGCACCAGCCACTAAGCGACAGAAGAGATGTGAAAAAGGTGGGatggaagggaaaaaaagacgcaaaaatggaaaaaagaaacgCTGGCAACTCCATTCTCTCCCACTAAGTGAATATGGTGGCCAATCCAACATTTGCGAGGAGTTTAAGGTTGGTCGCTTGCCAAGTAAAGCTTTGAGCAAACTGCTTGTCAAGGAATGGTGTTGTGAGCAGAAAATTGCAGCCAGTGGAGGATTATTTGTTCAACTAGAGggacaaagaaagaacaaaccAGAAGGAGAGGGGTAACATGCAAAGACTCAGGCCTGCCAGGATTAATGGGTGAAAGATCCCTCATTAGAAACACACACTACGGGCGACTAGCCTTGGTTCCATGCGGGTGTGAGTAGTAGCAAAGCCTGGACTATGCTAACAAGAGCAGCACTGCCAGACAAAAAGCGCAATTTTTTCTTAATCTCACGTTAAGTTTTCATGGCACTTGTCATACTTTGATGATTATATCAATCTGTTGGACTctatattattgttttaaaaaaaaaagagaaaagaaacaccACATGAATGACAAAagccagaaaacaaaaacacaagacgcctctatatttttaatgttaatacCAGGTCTAAATCAGGATTCCACTGACACATAAACCTCAACAGGTGATACAGCACAACCACCGCCAGCTGTGATCCCCAATAAACTGATCCAAACACATCACAGATCACACATTTAGTGAGCTAACCGTGTGAttcatgatgtgtgtgtattccCAAAGCATCCATCCATGAATTTGCTTCTACTGCTGGAGACtgtatgattgttttgtctgtttcaaTGAGAACGAAAAGAGAATTCAGCCCGTTTCCCAGTAGAGAACCAGACCAAACATCTTTTCTGCCATGAACACACCTTGCTTGGTACAACAAGACCAATGTACCATTCAAGAAGGTCCAACTACCCCCCCCCAATTCttataatgtaaaaacaattgtGGAAATTAGATTAGGAAACAGCTTGCAATTTATAGTACATGTGAGTGGCTGGATTAGCCTGCTAACATTCAAAGCCAGGCTACCTCATACACTCGAACTATAAATCATtctagtacatttttaaaaaactatgATATTCAATAGAAATTAGACCTGCTATACCATAAACTGTCCTTATTTGAATCTACTTACTTACCCTTCCATCTGATTTCTGCCCCTTTTAAATATTATTCTGCGTCTGAGTGAACTTAGCGGGGCGTTGTCTACTTTCTACCATACCAAGCACAAGCACTTGTTACCAAACTAACCAGGGAAGTGTGGTGGCGGCCCTCCAGGCCCAACAGGACCGGGGAAGCGGTCTCCTCCGGGGCCGGGTGGTCCAGGGAACCTGCCTCTGCCTCGACCCATGGGGAAACCTCCACGAGGACCAGCACCAGGGGGGCCAGCTTTGCCTTCCCCAGACATCTGGCCTGACTGGGTACCTGTAAAATGATGAGACAACAATAACTCAGTTTTCCATTcaatatacaataaataataagtgtgtatgttgtgtgcACATTTAGACATGACTGGATCAATAACTGAAGTAACACGTGTGATAAGTGTACTTGTGTATATGACTGTACATGAAGTCTATGTATGTATCTAATGTCCATTTTGCTGCCGTGCAAGTGCATTTTCCGTCGACTTACTGATGTATCAGAATATTTGCACATTTCTTTTACAGGATGTCTTTAAATCAGTATGGTGACAAGCATGCAAGTTAACTTGACTCTTGCTGAGTATACGATAAATATGTTGATGCAAAGTGTGTGCTTGTCCTACTTACTTTTGCGTGACTGCATCTCAAATTGGCTGAGGGACTGTTTGTTGCATGGTGTGACAATGGGATTTTGACCATGTAGATCCCTCTTTGACAGCAGCTCCATTAACTTCCTGGACGATGCCTCCGAGCCCACACACACCAGCGCAAACCTGTAAAATGAAGAGCAGAGTAATAATCTTAACCTATTGCAGGCTGTGATGTAGTCCAGTCATATCACACACAGATAATAAAGACCTCACCCTTTTGACTGGCCATTGGCTCTGTTTTCAAAGAACTTGATCTCAAGCACATCTGTGATTCCTATCGACCGAATGGCTTCTGTCAGGTCCTCATCTGTCGTCCACTGCATAAGAGAAGAGAAGATGTTTCACAATAGATATACTGTGGGTCTACCTTTGAAATGGCACAAGAATGTTTTCCAGGACTGTCTTTGATTTAAAGAATATGTTGCTACTATTTATTAACTGCAGTTTCAGAGCGCAAAATGTCAATACTTTCCTCCACATATCTAAGCAGCCTGAACAGAATTCTCTGATACTCACCCATGTGAGATTTCCTATGTACAGGGCTATCCTTTTGCCCGTGTAGGTGTACACCACGTTGGGTTGGGAActcttccctccctctgtgcCACCTGGTGCAGGCAGTGCGTCCAGGTAGTCACGGTCTTCGGGAGCGTCGCCATTGTTGGCTGATGGGGATATTACATCATCATACAGGTCGATCTGCTCGTGAACCGGGTAGTCAGCTTCCTGTTAAGCAAAATAGTAATAGTTCAGTCAAACATGCGACACCTTATGAGCAGTTTCACAACAGTGATCATACACCTCTCATCTGTCTGTAAATCTGAGAAAGTTCTACGACATTCAATATCAAAACTTGTAGAATTATTTAATCAAGTTTTAAAGTGATTTCAGAAAACGTTATTGTCATATTTATCCACTAGACCACTCTCATCAATCAGCTCAACAAGACTGGTgataatattcacatttaaaaggaagctggaatcagaatatattaaaaattactcaaacggataaaatagttgccaatttatttaatagttgacaacttaTCGATGACTTGTTGCAGCTCTAGCAATTCTCACTTTCTCACTTATATATCAGTATTAGTGTACATGAGGCAGACGTGCAAAAATAAACTGCCAGATTGCATCAATAAATTGCTAAATGTACAtggatattttacattaattccCAGTAAAGTTTACTGCTCATAGACAGATCTTTACATTGTGTTGTTGcattacattaaatacattagAGGTTGTTTCACACGTTAAATACCAGTAGTCTTGCGTTTACACTTTAATCTGATCATCTCAAAAGAGGTAAACTCAACCGTATAAGTGTAAGCCTGTGAACACACCTTGATTTCAGTAAGTGCCTGCTGCAAGTGAACACCCCAGTCATATTTTCTGTGCATGTAACCGGACGCAGTGCAGACAACGCAGAGAACAATGTGCTGTTTATGTTAACTGTATCCATGTAGAACAGGTAATACAGGAAATCAAACTCATTGTTCACATGTATTAATAGCATTAAGATTACTGATACTACTAAATGTAGACTGGGAGCATGTAGATATACTCATTGAAAAGgccatgttttttttactttgtcgTTACAGTGCAGTTGCAAGTGTATCTGAGTAACTTCCTAATACACAAGACTTATTTTCTCAccatttttttattacagaaaaagCTCCAGAGTGAAACGACAAGCTGTGGGACTTCCGTAACCCCGAGCGTGGGCAACTGAATGCATCTACTGCGTGCCCCGGGTCAACATAACACACATTATGAAAGCTGTTTCGTTAAGATGACGGTGAACATTATGTTATCTTGAATGATCTGACGCTACAAACAAGTTATTTGCATCCCATATTAGGCTGGAACAGCTTTTTCCCCCGGTTGTACAGACAAGGGGTGTGTGTGGACGAATAAATCAACATCTACATAGCAGACACATTGATGCTA
It encodes:
- the cpsf6 gene encoding cleavage and polyadenylation specificity factor subunit 6 isoform X3: MADGVDHIDIYADVEEEFSQEADYPVHEQIDLYDDVISPSANNGDAPEDRDYLDALPAPGGTEGGKSSQPNVVYTYTGKRIALYIGNLTWWTTDEDLTEAIRSIGITDVLEIKFFENRANGQSKGFALVCVGSEASSRKLMELLSKRDLHGQNPIVTPCNKQSLSQFEMQSRKSTQSGQMSGEGKAGPPGAGPRGGFPMGRGRGRFPGPPGPGGDRFPGPVGPGGPPPHFPGGMQGPPRPPPGPPGPPGPPGPPPPGQGLPPPLAGPPNRGDRPPPPVLFPGQFGQPPMGPLPPGPPPPGYGPPPGPPPPQQGPPPPGPFPPRPPGPIGPPMALAPPPHMPGPPPGGPPPAPHVNPAFFPPPGNNNMPPNDSRGPPGPNDPYGRPPPYERGDYGPGGREMEASRTPLSEAEFEEIMNRNRAISSSAISRAVSDASAADYGSAIETLVTAISLIKQSKVSADDRCKVLISSLQDCLHGIESKSYGSASSPMMRHVSARRERSRERDHSRSREKSRRHKSRSRDRHEDYYRERSRERDRHRERDRDRDREREREREYRHR
- the cpsf6 gene encoding cleavage and polyadenylation specificity factor subunit 6 isoform X4, encoding MADGVDHIDIYADVEEEFSQEADYPVHEQIDLYDDVISPSANNGDAPEDRDYLDALPAPGGTEGGKSSQPNVVYTYTGKRIALYIGNLTWWTTDEDLTEAIRSIGITDVLEIKFFENRANGQSKGFALVCVGSEASSRKLMELLSKRDLHGQNPIVTPCNKQSLSQFEMQSRKSTQSGQMSGEGKAGPPGAGPRGGFPMGRGRGRFPGPPGPGGDRFPGPVGPGGPPPHFPGGMQGPPRPPPGPPGPPGPPGPPPPGQGLPPPLAGPPNRGDRPPPPVLFPGQFGQPPMGPLPPGPPPPGYGPPPGPPPPQQGPPPPGPFPPRPPGPIGPPMALAPPPHMPGPPPGGPPPAPHVNPAFFPPPGNNNMPPNDSRGPPGPNDPYGRPPPYERGDYGPGGREMEASRTPLSEAEFEEIMNRNRAISSSAISRAVSDASAADYGSAIETLVTAISLIKQSKVSADDRCKVLISSLQDCLHGIESKSYGSASRRERSRERDHSRSREKSRRHKSRSRDRHEDYYRERSRERDRHRERDRDRDREREREREYRHR
- the cpsf6 gene encoding cleavage and polyadenylation specificity factor subunit 6 isoform X2 — protein: MADGVDHIDIYADVEEEFSQEADYPVHEQIDLYDDVISPSANNGDAPEDRDYLDALPAPGGTEGGKSSQPNVVYTYTGKRIALYIGNLTWWTTDEDLTEAIRSIGITDVLEIKFFENRANGQSKGFALVCVGSEASSRKLMELLSKRDLHGQNPIVTPCNKQSLSQFEMQSRKSTQSGQMSGEGKAGPPGAGPRGGFPMGRGRGRFPGPPGPGGDRFPGPVGPGGPPPHFPGSGMRPDLIRHQDGPLMDMSFNPFPPGGRNGSWRGRGGMQGPPRPPPGPPGPPGPPGPPPPGQGLPPPLAGPPNRGDRPPPPVLFPGQFGQPPMGPLPPGPPPPGYGPPPGPPPPQQGPPPPGPFPPRPPGPIGPPMALAPPPHMPGPPPGGPPPAPHVNPAFFPPPGNNNMPPNDSRGPPGPNDPYGRPPPYERGDYGPGGREMEASRTPLSEAEFEEIMNRNRAISSSAISRAVSDASAADYGSAIETLVTAISLIKQSKVSADDRCKVLISSLQDCLHGIESKSYGSASRRERSRERDHSRSREKSRRHKSRSRDRHEDYYRERSRERDRHRERDRDRDREREREREYRHR
- the cpsf6 gene encoding cleavage and polyadenylation specificity factor subunit 6 isoform X1; translated protein: MADGVDHIDIYADVEEEFSQEADYPVHEQIDLYDDVISPSANNGDAPEDRDYLDALPAPGGTEGGKSSQPNVVYTYTGKRIALYIGNLTWWTTDEDLTEAIRSIGITDVLEIKFFENRANGQSKGFALVCVGSEASSRKLMELLSKRDLHGQNPIVTPCNKQSLSQFEMQSRKSTQSGQMSGEGKAGPPGAGPRGGFPMGRGRGRFPGPPGPGGDRFPGPVGPGGPPPHFPGSGMRPDLIRHQDGPLMDMSFNPFPPGGRNGSWRGRGGMQGPPRPPPGPPGPPGPPGPPPPGQGLPPPLAGPPNRGDRPPPPVLFPGQFGQPPMGPLPPGPPPPGYGPPPGPPPPQQGPPPPGPFPPRPPGPIGPPMALAPPPHMPGPPPGGPPPAPHVNPAFFPPPGNNNMPPNDSRGPPGPNDPYGRPPPYERGDYGPGGREMEASRTPLSEAEFEEIMNRNRAISSSAISRAVSDASAADYGSAIETLVTAISLIKQSKVSADDRCKVLISSLQDCLHGIESKSYGSASSPMMRHVSARRERSRERDHSRSREKSRRHKSRSRDRHEDYYRERSRERDRHRERDRDRDREREREREYRHR